Proteins encoded together in one Styela clava chromosome 12, kaStyClav1.hap1.2, whole genome shotgun sequence window:
- the LOC120329505 gene encoding epithelial membrane protein 1-like, which yields MNIALFVAFLVTSVGAVVLSAWTCGDTHWLENGASNIGIWRNCTAGTCEYIDSGDGGRTAAAFLILACFPLSSLAIMTMTNRKNERGWFPIFAAVSFSISAVFILIAVATYGGTYANSALSSQGYNLGYSYGLACGGLGLCLIGIVLGFASKGGQEQIG from the exons ATGAACATCGCACTTTTTGTTGCATTTCTCGTTACATCCGTGGGTGCAGTTGTTCTGAGCGCATGGACGTGTGGTGATACACATTGGCTTGAAAACGGAGCAAGTAATATTGGAATATGGAGAAATTGTACTGCTGGGACATGTGAATATATTG ATTCGGGCGATGGTGGGAGGACTGCTGCAGCATTCTTGATACTGGCTTGTTTTCCCCTATCTTCTTTAGCTATAATGACGATGACAAATCGGAAGAATGAAAGGGGATGGTTTCCCATTTTTGCTGCCGTGTCATTCAGTATTTCAG CTGTTTTTATCTTGATTGCTGTAGCAACGTATGGTGGTACCTACGCCAATTCTGCCCTGTCGTCACAAGGCTACAATTTAGGATACAGTTATGGTCTTGCTTGTGGTGGTCTGGGACTGTGTTTGATAGGAATTGTTCTCGGGTTCGCGAGCAAGGGAGGACAAGAACAAATcggatga